The Guyparkeria halophila DNA window CTGCGGAGAAGAACGCCTCGCCAGGCACGAACAGCACCACGAACTCGGGGGTCGGGTCGAACTGGTCGAAGTAGCTCTTCTTCGCCAGTTGGCCGACGTGGGTGCGCACCTGACGGGCGTGATTGACCAGCGCGGCCTTGCGCCCGGCCTCGTCCTGCGCCTCGACGGCGTGCAGGTAGGCGTCCACCGGCGCCTTGGCATCGACCACCACCTGGCGACCGCCGGGCAGGTGCACGATCAGGTCGGGGCGCAGGCGCGCACCTTCGGTGGTCTGGCTGACCTGCTCGTCGAAGTCGCAGTGCTCGAGCATGCCGGCCATCTCGACCACGCGCTTGAGCTGGAGCTCGCCCCAGCGACCACGTGCCTGCGGCTGGCGCAATGCCTTGACCAGATCGGCGGTTTCGCGGTGCAACTGCGGTAGGTGGGTCTGCAACAGGTCGTTGACCTGCTGAGTGAGCGCCGAGTAGGCACTGGTGCGCGCCTGTTCCAGCCCGTCGAGCTTGGTGTCGAACTTCTCCAGGCGCTCGCGAATCGGCCCGGTGAGCTGTTCGATCGCCTTGTGGCGGGCGGAGAGATCGTCCTTGGCCTGGTGCTGGAAGCGCTCGAGGTTCTCGCGGGCGAGCTTGAGGAAGGACTCGTTGTTGCGCGACAGCGCATCGGCCGACAGCCCCTTGAAGGCGTCCGCCAGCTTGTCGCGCGCCTCGTCGAGGAGCTTGAGTTTTTCGTTGGCCGCCTCGCGCTCCCGTTCGAGCCGCTCTGTCAGTTCGGCCTTCTCTGCCCGGAGCGCGGCGGCGACCTCCCGCTCGGCATCCAGCGCGGCCTGTGCCTCGCGCCGCCGGGTCTCGAGCGCATCGCGCGTCTCGACCAAGTGCTGGCGTTCGGCTTCATGGCGGGCAGCCATGGTGCGTGCCTCGCCCAACGCGTCGCGGGCCGCGCTGAGCGCGTCGGTTTCCGCCTCGAGCAGAGTCTCGAGACGCTCGTGTTCGGTAGACAGTCGGTCGCGTTCCCGGCTTTCCGCCCTTAGCCGGGCCGCCAGCCAGGCGGTGGCCACCAGGGTAGTCAGCGCGATCGCCACCAGTCCCCAGGCAATCGGGTTGTCGATCAGCACGTCGATGGACGTCACGAGGTTTCTCCTTCATCCACCGGCCAGGCGGTGCCCGACCGGTGGTGTGTGTCTATCAAGTGGCGCGCCTCGGCGACGTCCGCCCCGATCTGTTCGACCAGGGCATCGAGCGACTCGAAACGCCGTTCGTCGCGGATGTCGGCGAGGAATTCCACCGTGACCAGCCGTCCATAGAGATCGCCGTCGAAGTCGAGCACGAACACCTCCAGGCGGGCCTCTCCCCCGTCGACGGTCGGGCGGGTGCCGATATTGGCCACCCCGTAGCGTGTCCCGCCGGCGATACCACTCATCCGCACCAGAAAGACGCCACGCAACGGCGACAGGCGGCGTCGCAACGCGATGTTCGCGGTGGGAAAGCCCAGCTGGCGGCCACGCTTGTCACCGTGCATCACCCGTCCGCAGAGGAAGAACGGGTGGCCCAGCAGGCGGGCGGCACCCGCCACGTCGCGCGCCTCGAGTGCCGCGCGCACCCGGGTCGAGGAGACGCGTTCGCCGTCGAGGGTGACGGTCACGGCCCGCTCGACACCGAATCCCAGGCGCGGCCCCATCGATTCCAGCAGGGCGAAATCGCCCGCTCGCTTCGCGCCGAAACGAAAGTCGTCACCGATCACCACGTGGCGCGCGCCCAGCGCGTCGACCAGCAGCTCCTCGACGAAGGCCTCGGCCGACATGCCCGCCAGCCGGGCGTTGAAGGGCATCAGCACCAGCCGGTCGATCACGCCCAGCGCTGCAAAGGCCTCGAAGCGTTCGCGCAACCGAGTCAGCCGCGCCACCGGCGGCACACCATGGCGTTCGGCAAAGAACTCGCGCGGTAGCGGCTCGAAGATCACCACGGTCAACGGCAAGCCCTTTTCGTCGGCACGCTCGGCGGCCTGCCGGATCACCGCGCGATGGCCACGATGAACGCCATCGAAATTGCCGATGGTGACCACCGTGCCACCGGCCGACCCAAGATGACCAGGGTCACTCGGCATGGTCCCGGGTGTCAGGCGGATGAGCTCCATTCAGGCTTCCTTCATTGGCGTTTCGTCATTGACGCTCAGGGGGTACCAGGCGATCGAAGGCGACCACCGATACCAGCCGGCGCGGGGTCTGCCCCAGGGCCGCGGCGACCGCGACGAAAACCGCCACCCCGATGGCTATCAGGCCGAGCACCGCGCCAAGTCGCTCGAACCATGCCCATCCGGTCCAGACCTCGGCCCCCGGGCTCACCCACAGCAGCAGGCCGGCCATCGCCAGCGCCGCGAGGGTGATGTGGCCGATGAAACGACGCGTACCGGCCTCCACCCGCCAAACCCCACGCTGGCGCAGGGTCCAACCCAGCAACAGGGCGTTGACCCAGGCGGCCATCACGGTGGTCAGCGCCAGGCCCACGTGGGCGAGATTACCGCCCAGCCAGATGATCCACGGCAGCACCAGCAGCGCCTTGAAGACCAGATTGGCGCCCACCGAGACCACCGCGATGCGCACCGGGGTGACCGTGTCCTGGCGGGCGAAAAAGCCCGGCGCGAAGATCTTGATCAACAGGAACGCCGGCAGGCCCAGCGCGTAGGCGACCATCGCCATCGACACCATCTGGGTATCGGTCGGCGAGAACGCCCCGTACTGGAACAGCGTGGCCAGGATCGGCACCGACAGGCCGATCAGCCCGGCCATCGCCGGCACCCCGATCAACAGGGTCAGCCGCAGCGCGCCGTTGACGGTGCGATTGTAATCCTCGTCGCTGCCCCGGGCGAACGCACGCGACAGGGCCGGCAGGATGACCGTGCCGATCGCCACGCCGAACACGCCCAATGGCAGCTCGACCAGCCGGTCGGAGTAGTACAGCCAGCTCACCGAGCCGGCCACCAGCAAGGATGCCAGGATGGTATCGACCAGCAGGTTGATCTGGGTCACCGAGGCGCCGAACATCGCCGGCAGCATCAGTCGCAGGGTCTTTCTTACCCCCGGATGCCGGCCGAGGCGCGGGCGCGGCAGCAGCCCCAGCCGGGCGAGAAACGGCAGCAGGAAGAACAGCTGCAGGATGCCGGCGACGAACACGCCCCAGGCCAGCGCCATTACCGGCTCGTCGAAGAACGGCGCGGCAACCAGGGTCGCGGCGATCAGGCTCAAATTCAGCCAGATCGGTGCGAGCGCCGGCATGGCGAACCGACCAAAGGCGTTCAGGCTGCTGGCGACGAACGCCGTCAGCGAGATGAACAGCAGATACGGGAAGGTGATCAGCAGCATCGTCTCGGCCAGCTCGAGCTGGGCCGGATCGTCGGTGAAGCCCGGGGCGAACAGCATCACCAGCAACGGCGCGCCCGCCAACCCGAGGGCGACCACCACCGCGACCACCGCCGCCAGCGTGCCGAACATGTAATCGACGTAGCGCTTGAGCTCCTCGCGCGTCGAGGTCTCGCGGTACTCGGACAGCACCGGCACGAACGCCTGCTGGAACGCGCCCTCGGCGAACAGCCGCCGAAGGAAGTTGGGGATCTTGAAGACGACGAAGAAGGCGTCCATCGAGGCGCTCGCCCCGAACACCCGCGCGAGCAGCATGTCGCGCACGAAGCCCAGCACCCGCGAGATCATCGTCATGCCACCGAAGGCCGCGCTGCTCTTCCAGATGCTCACTTGACCGCCTCCTCACTCGCACCACGAACGCCCACCGCGTTTGAATCGATACGTAGGAGCGCCTTCAGGCGCGAACCCGCTGGGTGTCGAGTCGCGCGCCGCAATTCTTCGCGGCTAAAGCCGCTCCTACGACCAACATCGAGCGGTTGCGACACCTGGTGGCTACCTGAAGTGGAGGCTCGCGCCGATTGGCGCGATTCGCTTGCAAGGCAAGCTCCCACAGGCCAACCAGCCAGCGCCACGTGGGAGCGGGCCCTGCCCGCGAAGGCCGCACCAGCGGCCGTCCTGTACGAAAAGCCCACCAGCGCTCGGCCTTCCCGTATGTCTCGCCGAGTATCGCAATGGAAGCCGGAAAAGCCCGAAGGGTGGCGCGCACGGACGCGCGCCATCGCGCCGGCGGGCAGGGATGCCCGTCGGCGCGGCCCGGCTGGAATGAGAAACACAGGGGATCGCCCGCAGGGCGACGAGACATCCGGCGCGTTTCTTTTCGGCGGTTTTCTTTCGCGCGAGCAAAGAAAATCGCCCCGACCGCCGCGCACGGCGCCCCGTGACGTCGCGATAAGCAGACGGCGGGCGGAACCCGCTCCCAACGCCAGCGAGGGCCGCAGATCAACATCCAGGATTGGCTGCCAACTCATCCGTGACTCGCTCCCGTCAATCATCGCTCCCGTTGCCCTCGAGCTCCCACAACGGCCCCACCACTTCCCAGACATTCTCCAGCACCCGTTCCTGCCCCTCGGCATTGGGATGGATGCCATCATCGAACATCAAGTCGCGCTCACTGGCCGCCCCTTCGAGAAGGAAGGGCAGCCCCGGCAGGTCGTTCTTGTCGGCCAGGCGCGCGTACATGGCGGCGAAGGGGTCGGCGTAGGCGGGGCCGTAATTGCTAGGCAGCATGATGCCGAGCAGGACCACTTGCGCGCCGTGGGCCTCGGCGCGGTCGATTAGCTTCTGCAGGTTGGTCTCGATGACGCCCAGGGGCAGGCCACGCAGGCCGTCGTTGGCGCCCAGTTCGAGCAGCACCCAGTCGTAGTCGCCGGTCTGGAGCACCTCGGGCAAGCGCGTCAGCCCGCCGGAGGTGGTCTCGCCACTGGCCGAGGCGTTGGTGACCGCGAACCGGCCGGGCGCACAGGCATCCAGCCGCTCGCGCAGCAACGCGACCCAGCCGTCACTGGCCGGCAGCTTGTAGGCTGCCGAGAGCGAATCGCCGAACACCAGCACCTGGGTTGGCACCTGGGTTGGCGCCTCGGTTGGCGCTTGTGTCGGCGCGGGCGGGGTGTCGTCACCTATACTCGCGCCGACTCCGAAACACAGCAGCAACAGCCCGGCGATGCCAGCCGGCCAGCGACGTCCGAGCATTCCCCATGTCCTCATCGAAAAGTCCGCAAAACGACAGCCAGCCGATCCTGACCGTCGAGGGCGTGACGCAGACCGTGCGCACGCCCGAACCGCTCACCATTGTGCACGAGGCCCACCTGCAAATCTTCCCCGGCGAGGCCGTCGCGCTGGTGGGGCCGTCGGGGGCGGGCAAGTCGACGCTACTGGCCCTGATGGCCGGTCTGGACACGCCCAGCGCCGGGCGAATCCGGCTGGCGGGCGAGTCGCTGGAAGACCTGGACGAGGACGGCCGCGCCGCAGTCCGCGCCGGGCGGGTGGGCTTCGTGTTCCAGTCCTTCCAGCTGATCGACGGACTCAACGCGCTGGAGAACGTCGCCCTGCCGCTGGAACTGGCCGGCGAACGTCGCGCCGAGGCACGGGCCCGCGAGGCACTGGTCGAGGTCGGGCTGGGCGAGCGGATGACCCACCTGCCCCGCCAGCTCTCCGGCGGCGAGCAGCAGCGGGTGGCGCTGGCGCGCGCCTTCGTGATCGAGCCGGACATCCTGTTCGCCGACGAGCCCACCGGTTCGCTGGATACCACCACCGGCGAGCACGTCATCGATCTGCTCTTCCGCCTGCGCGAACGCCATCACACCACGCTGGTGCTGGTGACCCACGACCCGGCACTTGCCGCCCGCTGCGATCGGGGCTTCGAGGTCAATGCCGGCCGGGTGAGCGACTGGCAGCCGGATCCGGACGAACTGCGGGGTGACACATGACGACACCTCGAAAAACCTGCTGCGCCACCCGATTGCTGCGTCGCGTGCTCGCTCACTCCTCGCCTATCGGTTTGATATGTCTCGTCGCTCGCTCCGCGGCTCCTTGCACTCGGGCGACTCACGACGGTTTTGCGAGGTGTCTATGACGGGCAAAACGATGCGCAACGCCCGGCTGGCCTGGCAGGGGCTGGTCCGCGAGGTGCAGAGCGGGCTGCTCACGCCGATGCTGCTCGCCCTGCTGGTGGCGGTGTCGGCGGTAACGGCCGTGGGTTTCTTCGTCGATCGCGTCGACGGGGCGATGCGCGCACAGGCCGCCCAGTTCCTCGCCGCCGATGCGCGGGTGGAATCGCCCGATCCGCTCGACGAGTGGGCCGCCGCGGCGGCGGAGCTGGGACTGACCACTAGCCGGCACGTCACCTTTCCGACCGTGGTGCTCGCGGGAGAGCAGAGCCAGCTGGTCGGCCTCAAGGCGGTCGACGACGCCTACCCATTGCGCGGCGACCTGCGCATCGACGACGGCGAGGCAGTGACCACGGTCGAACACGGTCCGCCGCCCGGGCAGGCCTGGCTCGCCCGACGGGCGCTGCTATCGCTGGACACGGCGATCGGTGAATCCATCGCGATCGGTCAGACGACGCTCGAGATCGCCGCCGTGCTCGAACGCGAGCCGGACGTGGGCAATATCTTCGCCCAGGCCGCCCCGCGGCTGATGATCCACCGCGACGACCTGGCCGCCACCGGGCTGGTGACCGATACCAGCCGCGTGGAACATGCCCTGCTGCTGGCGAGCGATGCGGGAGATCGTGATGCCCGACTGGAGGCGTTTGCCAACCGGCTGCCCGATCGGCTGCGACTCGAGCGCCCCGAATCGAGCCAGCCGGCCTTCGAGACCGCCTTCGACCGGGCCGCCCGCTTTCTCGGTCTCGCCTCGGTGGTCGCTGTACTGCTGGCAGGCGCCGCTCTGGTAATCGCCGCGCGCCACTACAACCGCGTCCAGCAGGGGGCGGCGGCCCTGATGCGCGCACTGGGCGCTTCATCCCGCCAGATCGGGTCAATCTACCGCTGGCGCCTGCTGATGCTCGCACTGCTGGCGGCCGTCCCGGGCATCGCCATCGGGGCGATGACGCAACTGCTGCTCGCCGATCTCATGGCGCAGGTACTGGAGGTCGACCTACCGCCGCCCGGCCTGACGCCGGTGGCGCTGGGGCTGGCCGTCGCCCTGGTCGCCCTGTTCGGCTTTGCCCTGCCGAGCCTGGTGCAGCTCAAGCACACCCCACCGCTGCGCGTACTGGTCGAGCACGTGGTCGCGCCCAGTCCCGCCGCGACCCTGCTGTTCGGTGCCGGCATTGGGGCGATCACGCTGCTGGTCTGGTTCCAGGCCCGCGATGCCGCCCTGACGCTGTGGGTGATCGTCGGGCTGGGGGCGAGCCTGCTGGTGTTCCTGGCGGTGGCCTGGCTCTTGGTCACGCTGCTGCGCCACTGGCCGGCCCGGGGCGTGGCCCGTTTCGGCCTGGCGCGCATGGCCCGCACCCGCTGGGTCTCGTCGACGCAGATCGCCGCCCTGGCGCTGGGCGTGACCGCCGTGCTGCTGCTCTCGGTGGTCCGTTCGGATCTGATCAATGCCTGGGAGCGCCAGATCCCGGCCGATGCGCCCAACATCTTCGCCATCAACATCCAGCCGGAACAGGTGGACGGCATGCGTGCCTTCCTCGATCGCGCCGGGATCGAGAACGCGGGCTTCTACCCGATGGTGCGCGCCCGCTGGACGCAGATGGACAGCGCCCCGGTGGACAAGGCGGACTACGAGGGACGCGCCCACCGGCTGGCTACCCGGGAGTTCAATCTCTCGGTGGGGGCGGAGGCCGCCGCGCACAACCGCGTCGTCGCCGGCGATCTGGGTGAGGAAGGCTTCTCGGTCGAGGAAGGCATCGCCGAGACCCTCGGCTGGTCGCTGGGCGATCAGCTGACCTTTACCGTCGACGGGCGCGAGGTCAGCGGCGCGATCACTTCGCTGCGCACGGTCGACTGGGATTCGATGCGGCCGAACTTCTTCGTCATCGCCAGCCCGTCACTGATGGACGGGGTGGTCGCGCAGTACATCACCAGCTTTCATTTCCCCGACGGGGCGCCGCAGACGCAGGTCGCCCTGCTGCGCGAGTTCCCGACGGTGACGCTGTTCGACGTCTCGCGGATTCTCGACGAGGTGCGCACGCTGATCGACCGGGCCAGCCAGGCCGTGGAGTACGTCTTCGCCTTCACGCTGGCCGCGGGATTGGTGGTGCTGCTGGCCGCCTTCGGCGCGAGCGAGCGCCAGCGCATTCATGACGCCGCCGTGCTGCGGGTGATGGGCGCGAGCCGCGGCAAGGTGATCGCCGCGCTCTGGATCGAATTCCTCGCTCTGGGGCTACTGGTGGGGCTGTTGGCGGCCGTCGCCGCCATGGCCGTCGGTGCGACCCTGTCTGCGCGGGTCTTCGACCTGCCGCTGGCGTTCAACCCGCGGCTTTTGCTCTGGGGACTGGGCGCCGGCCTGCTGCTGGCCGCGCTGGTCACGCCGCTGCTGGGACGGCGCATGACGCGCGTACCGCCGGCGCGCGCACTGCAACGCTGAGGCGCCAGGCACCGTCAGGCGAACAGCTCGTCGATCTCCTCCCAGAGGGCGCGGTAGGCCTGGTTGGCCAGATGGCGCGGCTCGCGGTAGACGCTCGGCTGCTGGTCCTCGCCCATCTGCTCGACCACCGAGGCGTAGGGGATCTCGCTTGAGAGCAGTTCGGGGATGTCGTGGCGATGGCGCTCGGCAAACTCGCGGTGCATGCGTCGGCGCCGATCGACCAGCGACAGGAAGGCACGCAACCGTTCGGGATGGATATTCCGCTCGTCGAGGTGGCGCTTGAGCTGGAACCAGGTGCGCTCGGACAGGTGCGTGGGCACCATCGGCACCAGCACCATGTCGGCCGCGCGCAGCACGTTGTCCGCCAGCAGCGACAAGCCCGGCGGCGCGTCGATCCAGATTTCCTCGAACTGTTCGGCCAGCGGGTCGATCAGCTTGGCCAGCCGATAGCCGGCGTCCTTCTTGTCGGCAAGATGATGCTCGATCGCCTGCTGGCCCGGCAGGGCCGGCAGCACCCAGAGGTGGTTGTGGATGGTGGGTCGGACCGAGGCGGCCAGCCCCTTGGGCTTGAGAAGCTTCTTGACCGACCGCTCCGCGCCCGCTTCGGCCTGCAGATACCACGAGGCCGCACTCTGGGGATCGAGGTCCCAGACCAGCACGCGCCGACCGGCCGAGGCCGACAACGCGGCCAGATTGACCGCCGCGGCGGTCTTGCCTACCCCGCCCTTGACCGAATACAGCGCCACCGTCTGGGCCATGCCTGTCCTGCTCCTGCCTCGATTGAACCTGGGACCGAGCATAGCATCGGGCCATGGCGAATCTTGTGACAGTCCGCCTGGGTGGGGAAGGACGTCGGGCCAACGCGGACCAGCCTCGCTACCCCGGACGCGTCTCAGTGCTCGCCCAGTTCCTTGAGCTTTCGCGTGACGGTGTTGCGCCCCCAGCCGATCAGCGCGGCGGCCTTCTGCTTGTGCCCACCGGTGAAGGCCAGCGCCGCCTGCAGCAGGGTGCGCTCGAACGCAGGCCCCGCCGTGGCGAGCAGGTCCTGGTCGCCGGCCTTGAGCCGGGCATCGGCCCAGCGCGACAGGTCACTGGTCCAGCGCGAGAGCAGTTGGTCGTCACCGTCGACGGCGTGCGGGCCGCTTAGCCCCTCGGTGATGGTATCAGGCAGATCGTCGACGCTGATCTCGTTACCCGGTGCCATCACGGTCAGCCAGCGGGCGATGTTCTCCAGTTCGCGGACGTTGCCCGGCCAGGGGTAGTC harbors:
- the murJ gene encoding murein biosynthesis integral membrane protein MurJ, with protein sequence MSIWKSSAAFGGMTMISRVLGFVRDMLLARVFGASASMDAFFVVFKIPNFLRRLFAEGAFQQAFVPVLSEYRETSTREELKRYVDYMFGTLAAVVAVVVALGLAGAPLLVMLFAPGFTDDPAQLELAETMLLITFPYLLFISLTAFVASSLNAFGRFAMPALAPIWLNLSLIAATLVAAPFFDEPVMALAWGVFVAGILQLFFLLPFLARLGLLPRPRLGRHPGVRKTLRLMLPAMFGASVTQINLLVDTILASLLVAGSVSWLYYSDRLVELPLGVFGVAIGTVILPALSRAFARGSDEDYNRTVNGALRLTLLIGVPAMAGLIGLSVPILATLFQYGAFSPTDTQMVSMAMVAYALGLPAFLLIKIFAPGFFARQDTVTPVRIAVVSVGANLVFKALLVLPWIIWLGGNLAHVGLALTTVMAAWVNALLLGWTLRQRGVWRVEAGTRRFIGHITLAALAMAGLLLWVSPGAEVWTGWAWFERLGAVLGLIAIGVAVFVAVAAALGQTPRRLVSVVAFDRLVPPERQ
- the ribF gene encoding bifunctional riboflavin kinase/FAD synthetase; protein product: MELIRLTPGTMPSDPGHLGSAGGTVVTIGNFDGVHRGHRAVIRQAAERADEKGLPLTVVIFEPLPREFFAERHGVPPVARLTRLRERFEAFAALGVIDRLVLMPFNARLAGMSAEAFVEELLVDALGARHVVIGDDFRFGAKRAGDFALLESMGPRLGFGVERAVTVTLDGERVSSTRVRAALEARDVAGAARLLGHPFFLCGRVMHGDKRGRQLGFPTANIALRRRLSPLRGVFLVRMSGIAGGTRYGVANIGTRPTVDGGEARLEVFVLDFDGDLYGRLVTVEFLADIRDERRFESLDALVEQIGADVAEARHLIDTHHRSGTAWPVDEGETS
- a CDS encoding ParA family protein, which codes for MAQTVALYSVKGGVGKTAAAVNLAALSASAGRRVLVWDLDPQSAASWYLQAEAGAERSVKKLLKPKGLAASVRPTIHNHLWVLPALPGQQAIEHHLADKKDAGYRLAKLIDPLAEQFEEIWIDAPPGLSLLADNVLRAADMVLVPMVPTHLSERTWFQLKRHLDERNIHPERLRAFLSLVDRRRRMHREFAERHRHDIPELLSSEIPYASVVEQMGEDQQPSVYREPRHLANQAYRALWEEIDELFA
- a CDS encoding ABC transporter permease, which produces MTGKTMRNARLAWQGLVREVQSGLLTPMLLALLVAVSAVTAVGFFVDRVDGAMRAQAAQFLAADARVESPDPLDEWAAAAAELGLTTSRHVTFPTVVLAGEQSQLVGLKAVDDAYPLRGDLRIDDGEAVTTVEHGPPPGQAWLARRALLSLDTAIGESIAIGQTTLEIAAVLEREPDVGNIFAQAAPRLMIHRDDLAATGLVTDTSRVEHALLLASDAGDRDARLEAFANRLPDRLRLERPESSQPAFETAFDRAARFLGLASVVAVLLAGAALVIAARHYNRVQQGAAALMRALGASSRQIGSIYRWRLLMLALLAAVPGIAIGAMTQLLLADLMAQVLEVDLPPPGLTPVALGLAVALVALFGFALPSLVQLKHTPPLRVLVEHVVAPSPAATLLFGAGIGAITLLVWFQARDAALTLWVIVGLGASLLVFLAVAWLLVTLLRHWPARGVARFGLARMARTRWVSSTQIAALALGVTAVLLLSVVRSDLINAWERQIPADAPNIFAINIQPEQVDGMRAFLDRAGIENAGFYPMVRARWTQMDSAPVDKADYEGRAHRLATREFNLSVGAEAAAHNRVVAGDLGEEGFSVEEGIAETLGWSLGDQLTFTVDGREVSGAITSLRTVDWDSMRPNFFVIASPSLMDGVVAQYITSFHFPDGAPQTQVALLREFPTVTLFDVSRILDEVRTLIDRASQAVEYVFAFTLAAGLVVLLAAFGASERQRIHDAAVLRVMGASRGKVIAALWIEFLALGLLVGLLAAVAAMAVGATLSARVFDLPLAFNPRLLLWGLGAGLLLAALVTPLLGRRMTRVPPARALQR
- the rmuC gene encoding DNA recombination protein RmuC, with the translated sequence MTSIDVLIDNPIAWGLVAIALTTLVATAWLAARLRAESRERDRLSTEHERLETLLEAETDALSAARDALGEARTMAARHEAERQHLVETRDALETRRREAQAALDAEREVAAALRAEKAELTERLEREREAANEKLKLLDEARDKLADAFKGLSADALSRNNESFLKLARENLERFQHQAKDDLSARHKAIEQLTGPIRERLEKFDTKLDGLEQARTSAYSALTQQVNDLLQTHLPQLHRETADLVKALRQPQARGRWGELQLKRVVEMAGMLEHCDFDEQVSQTTEGARLRPDLIVHLPGGRQVVVDAKAPVDAYLHAVEAQDEAGRKAALVNHARQVRTHVGQLAKKSYFDQFDPTPEFVVLFVPGEAFFSAALAEDPGLIEYGAENRVIPASPTTLIALLKAVSYGWRQEAMAQNAAEVAALGKELYERIGTLAEHWTKVGKSLNQSVNAYNSAVGSLETRVLPSARKFRDLKTVSADKEIGSPEPVTQETRPLSAAELIDSAASDDPAIDDR
- a CDS encoding ABC transporter ATP-binding protein, with translation MSSSKSPQNDSQPILTVEGVTQTVRTPEPLTIVHEAHLQIFPGEAVALVGPSGAGKSTLLALMAGLDTPSAGRIRLAGESLEDLDEDGRAAVRAGRVGFVFQSFQLIDGLNALENVALPLELAGERRAEARAREALVEVGLGERMTHLPRQLSGGEQQRVALARAFVIEPDILFADEPTGSLDTTTGEHVIDLLFRLRERHHTTLVLVTHDPALAARCDRGFEVNAGRVSDWQPDPDELRGDT
- a CDS encoding arylesterase is translated as MLGRRWPAGIAGLLLLCFGVGASIGDDTPPAPTQAPTEAPTQVPTQVLVFGDSLSAAYKLPASDGWVALLRERLDACAPGRFAVTNASASGETTSGGLTRLPEVLQTGDYDWVLLELGANDGLRGLPLGVIETNLQKLIDRAEAHGAQVVLLGIMLPSNYGPAYADPFAAMYARLADKNDLPGLPFLLEGAASERDLMFDDGIHPNAEGQERVLENVWEVVGPLWELEGNGSDD